From Bacilli bacterium, a single genomic window includes:
- a CDS encoding DEAD/DEAH box helicase family protein yields FTAQYGLINSRANSLAFSDDSSYFLLCSLEIIDEEGRLLRKADMFTKRTIRQRIHVEQVDTASEALAVSIGAKARVDLPYMAQLTGWTEEQLIKELRGVIFPNPENLDEEGKPIYETADAYLSGNVREKLRVARQFAAYDAERYGENVKALEAVQPKDLDASEIDVRLGATWLPPEDIRQFLFELVDTPPMYQTYINVMYSEYTAAWNVKGKSDDRSNNIKANVTYGTNRVNAYKILEDTLNLRDVRVFDTVYEDGVEKRVLNKQETAIAQQKQEMMKEAFRDWIWKDPQRRERLTRLYNDRFNAIRPREYDGSHIRFTGMNPEIRLRRHQVNAVARALYGGNSLFAHCVGAGKTFAMTAAAMESKHLGLCNKSMLVVPNHLTEQWAAEFLQLYPSANILVATKKDFETKNRKTFCARIATGDYDAIIIGHSQFEKIPISMERQRQQLYEQISEITSGIRELKEARGERYAIKQLEKTKKTLQTKLEKLNDTSRKDDVVTFEELGVDRLFVDEADSYKNLFLYTKMRNVAGLSQTEAQKSSDMFAKCRYLDELTGGRGIIFATGTPISNSITEMYTMQRYLQYERLKRQGLQHFDAWASTFGETVTAIELAPESVSCDGG; encoded by the coding sequence GTTTACGGCGCAATACGGCCTGATCAACAGCCGCGCCAACAGCCTTGCTTTTTCGGACGACAGTTCCTACTTTCTTCTTTGCTCGCTGGAAATCATCGACGAGGAAGGGCGGCTGCTGCGCAAGGCGGATATGTTCACCAAACGAACCATCCGTCAGCGTATCCACGTAGAACAAGTAGATACCGCTTCGGAGGCGCTTGCGGTTTCCATCGGCGCAAAAGCCCGTGTCGATCTGCCGTATATGGCGCAGCTAACCGGTTGGACGGAAGAACAACTGATAAAAGAGCTGCGCGGCGTCATCTTCCCCAATCCCGAAAATCTGGACGAGGAAGGCAAGCCGATCTACGAAACCGCCGATGCGTACTTGTCCGGCAATGTGCGGGAGAAGCTGCGTGTGGCCAGACAGTTTGCCGCATACGATGCCGAACGTTACGGCGAAAACGTCAAAGCGCTTGAAGCGGTGCAGCCGAAAGACCTGGACGCCTCCGAAATTGATGTCCGCTTGGGCGCAACCTGGCTGCCGCCGGAAGACATTCGGCAATTTCTGTTTGAGCTGGTGGACACGCCGCCGATGTACCAGACCTACATCAACGTGATGTATTCCGAATATACGGCTGCCTGGAACGTCAAAGGCAAAAGCGATGACCGCAGCAACAATATCAAGGCGAACGTCACGTACGGCACCAACCGCGTCAATGCGTACAAAATTCTCGAAGATACGCTGAATTTGCGGGACGTGCGCGTATTTGACACCGTGTATGAGGATGGCGTGGAAAAGCGTGTGCTGAACAAACAGGAAACGGCCATCGCCCAGCAAAAGCAGGAGATGATGAAAGAAGCGTTCCGCGACTGGATATGGAAAGACCCGCAGCGGCGCGAACGGCTGACACGTCTGTACAATGATCGGTTCAATGCCATCCGTCCCCGCGAATACGATGGCAGTCATATCCGATTCACCGGGATGAACCCGGAAATCCGGCTCCGCCGGCACCAGGTCAATGCGGTTGCCCGGGCGCTGTACGGCGGCAACTCCCTTTTCGCGCATTGTGTCGGCGCAGGAAAAACGTTCGCGATGACCGCCGCGGCGATGGAGAGCAAGCATCTAGGGCTGTGCAACAAGAGCATGCTGGTCGTTCCGAACCATCTGACCGAACAGTGGGCGGCGGAGTTTTTGCAGCTATATCCGTCGGCGAATATTCTGGTGGCGACCAAGAAGGACTTTGAAACGAAAAACCGCAAAACGTTTTGCGCGCGGATTGCTACCGGCGATTATGATGCGATCATCATCGGCCATTCGCAGTTTGAGAAAATTCCGATTTCGATGGAGCGGCAACGGCAGCAACTGTACGAACAGATTTCGGAAATTACAAGCGGCATCCGGGAACTCAAGGAAGCCAGAGGCGAACGCTATGCGATCAAGCAGCTTGAAAAAACAAAAAAGACGCTGCAGACCAAGCTGGAGAAGCTGAACGACACGAGCCGGAAGGATGATGTCGTGACCTTTGAGGAATTGGGCGTAGACCGGCTATTCGTGGACGAAGCCGACTCGTACAAAAACCTGTTTCTTTATACGAAAATGCGCAATGTGGCCGGACTGTCGCAAACCGAAGCGCAAAAGTCGTCGGACATGTTTGCCAAATGCCGCTATCTGGACGAACTGACCGGAGGCCGGGGCATCATC